A part of Manduca sexta isolate Smith_Timp_Sample1 chromosome 10, JHU_Msex_v1.0, whole genome shotgun sequence genomic DNA contains:
- the LOC119188944 gene encoding uncharacterized protein LOC119188944, translating to MKRSARILKLARNCANKENSCDLFDSTLPSNQKNKEEVSLSSPDVSDTDSNYTPPIQDTTSDESCIDDDRILDKACSLGFVLHASTESQNPQKNNSLIERKPLSDKNIEQSSYVKTSLISNDSVLSHISNSPCDTFAVDIKFLKPASSRAHKTNNVVSEDNSDVDINNDAQEENLTNDDIIIPKQQPKSKRVIRDRDYCFFCEGLVLNFARHLTRHHVYEPEVQKILSKSKKSQERKELIMELRKKGNFIQNSVEVTKPMRKHKFTDYLPCTNCLGFYSKKLLWKHKKKCSKNSDKTNKNVQSEAQNLLLRHLKIDEKLKDSVFLRMRADKTSLVAKSDVLICAFGSQYLKTHREKHFVNVISRKMRELAKLLQEIKKINPAIKDLFDALRPKNYDIIVAATKVVGKYDSEKDRYESPTFAMNISTSIKQCCNIAILFALKKQGPYMDINTAEVEADLKTLIQILDSNWKFDVSSQAASDLNTNKWNKVTIVPLANDLKILKEYLEKKSEEAANKIKEGSFNVSTYTQLLETVYCRVLLLNRRRPGELQRIKVHDYLESDNDSDKYEEFDRALTVSERVLVQKFKRLVIRGKRGRGVPVLFNKEVQEDIKLLLSKRNIFVSTSNRFLFGNPGFENTIYGYKVLERHARLSGAKNPKAISSTRLRKHLATLSQIFSMSENDMEQLATFMGHTNDVHKKSYRLPDDVYQTAKISKLLILMEDGKADAFRGKSLDEIELDLNEQLDEGMTENDIILDYDVESLKCAQDITDGNNLPPPLLPPQPGPSGLQTITSESNHVKKGKKRTLIPWTAEQKKVCNSFFKYHIKNKQPPKRHECEALKDKHPDLLNNKDWLKIKVFIQNTYTKK from the exons ATGAAAAGAAGCGCAAGGATACTCAAATTAGCAA gaaattgtgcaaataaagaaaattcatGTGACTTATTTGATTCAACGTTACCttcaaatcagaaaaataag GAAGAAGTATCTCTTTCTAGTCCTGACGTTTCTGACACAGACTCAAATTATACCCCGCCTATACAAGAT ACTACTTCTGATGAATCTTGCATAGACGACGATAGGATCTTGGATAAAGCTTGCTCACTAGGTTTTGTACTTCATGCATCTACAGAATCTCAAAATCCTCAGAAAAACAACTCATTAATAGAACGTAAACCCTTATCTGACAAAAACATTGAGCAGTCTTCATATGTAAAAACTTCATTAATTAGTAATGATAGTGTTTTGAGTCACATAAGTAATTCACCCTGTGATACTTTTGCTGTggacataaaatttttaaaacctGCATCCTCACGGgcacataaaacaaacaatgttgTGTCGGAAGACAATTCAGATGTCGATATTAATAATGATGCCCAAGAAGAAAACCTTACAaatgatgatattataataccaaAGCAACAACCCAAAAGCAAACGTGTTATTCGTGATAGAGACTACTGTTTTTTCTGCGAAGGTTTAGTTTTAAACTTTGCAAGACATTTAACTAGACATCACGTGTATGAACCTGAAGTGCaaaaaattttatcgaaatccaaAAAAAGTCAGGAGAGAAAAGAACTTATCATGGAACTACGgaaaaaaggaaattttattcaaaattcagTAGAGGTAACCAAGCCTATGCGGAAACACAAATTTACGGACTATTTGCCGTGTACAAACTGCTTGGGATTTTACTCAAAGAAGCTTTTAtggaaacataagaaaaaatgctcaaaaaattctgataaaacaaataaaaatgtacagtcCGAAGCTCAAAATCTATTATtgagacatttaaaaatagatgaaaaaCTCAAAGACAGTGTATTTCTTCGAATGAGAGCCGATAAAACATCGCTTGTCGCTAAATCGGATGTCCTTATATGTGCTTTTGGATCTCAATACTTGAAAACCCATAgagaaaaacattttgtaaatgtaatttctcgAAAAATGAGGGAATTAGCAAAATTATTAcaagaaattaaaaagattaatcccgccataaaagatttatttgacGCACTGAGGCCGAAAAACTACGACATCATTGTAGCAGCCACAAAAGTTGTGGGAAAATATGACTCTGAAAAAGATAGATATGAATCACCTACATTTGCTATGAACATTTCCACTAGCATTAAACAATGCTGCAATATAGCAATTCTATTTGCATTGAAGAAACAAGGACCTTACATGGATATAAACACTGCAGAAGTAGAGGCAGACCTAAAAACActaatacaaattttagattCAAATTGGAAATTTGATGTATCCAGCCAAGCAGCATCAGATTTAAACACTAATAAATGGAATAAAGTAACTATAGTGCCGTTGGCGAATGACTTAAAAATCCTAAAAGAATACCTCGAAAAAAAATCCGAAGAAGCTGCCAATAAAATCAAAGAAGGTTCATTTAACGTTTCGACTTATACACAATTATTAGAGACTGTATATTGCAGGGTTTTGCTACTTAACAGGCGCAGGCCTGGAGAACTTCAAAGAATTAAAGTTCACGACTATTTGGAATCAGATAATGATTCTGATAAGTACGAAGAATTCGACCGGGCTCTTACTGTGTCGGAAAGGGTCTTagtacaaaaatttaaaagactAGTCATTAGAGGAAAGCGTGGTCGGGGAGttcctgttttatttaataaggaggTTCAAGAGGACATTAAATTACTGCTCTCGAAGAGAAACATATTTGTTTCTACATCAAACCGATTTCTATTTGGTAACCCGGGATTTGAAAACACCATATATGGGTATAAAGTATTAGAAAGGCATGCGAGGCTATCTGGAGCAAAAAACCCAAAAGCAATTTCGTCTACAAGGCTTAGAAAACATTTGGCCACTTTATCACAAATATTCAGTATGTCTGAAAATGATATGGAGCAATTAGCTACATTTATGGGCCATACAAATGACGTGCACAAAAAATCATACCGGCTACCGGATGACGTTTACCAAACTGCCAAGATATCGAAACTCCTTATCCTTATGGAAGATGGGAAAGCAGACGCTTTCAGAGGTAAATCCCTGGATGAGATTGAACTAGATTTAAATGAACAATTAGATGAAGGGATGAcagaaaatgatattattttagattatgaCGTGGAATCGCTTAAGTGCGCGCAAGATATTACAGACGGAAATAATTTACCACCACCATTACTACCACCTCAGCCAGGACCATCTGGTCTTCAAACGATAACTTCAGAGTCTAACCATGTTAAGAAAGGGAAAAAGAGGACTCTAATACCGTGGACTGCAGAACAAAAAAAAGTTTgcaattcattttttaaatatcatataaaaaataaacaaccaccTAAAAGGCATGAATGCGAGGCTCTTAAAGATAAGCATCCAGACCTCCTGAATAATAAGGATTggcttaaaataaaagtatttatacaaaatacttacaCTAAGAAATGA